One part of the Dunckerocampus dactyliophorus isolate RoL2022-P2 chromosome 11, RoL_Ddac_1.1, whole genome shotgun sequence genome encodes these proteins:
- the aldob gene encoding fructose-bisphosphate aldolase B, giving the protein MAQQFPSLSPEQKKELSEIAQLIVAPGKGILAADESTGTMGKRLQKINVENNEENRRCFRDLLFSAGDSISKSIGGVILFHETLYQKSDKGKPFPQVIKDQGIVVGIKVDKGTAGLNGTDGETTTQGLDGLSERCAQYKKDGCNFAKWRCVLKISDSCPSALGIAENANVLARYASICQQNGLVPIVEPEILPDGDHDLQRCQYVTEKVLAAVYKALSDHHVYLEGTLLKPNMVTAGHSCTKKFTPQEVAMATVTALRRTVPAAVPGICFLSGGQSEEEASLNLNAINQVPLYRPWKLTFSYGRALQASTLAAWQGKAANKAAAQEAFCSRAKINGLAAKGEYKATGSADQASMQSLHTTNYVY; this is encoded by the exons ATGGCTCAGCAATTCCCATCTCTCTCTCCGGAGCAGAAGAAGGAGCTGTCAGAAATTGCCCAGCTGATTGTGGCCCCAGGGAAGGGGATCCTGGCCGCAGATGAGTCCACTG GCACCATGGGAAAGCGTCTGCAGAAGATCAACGTGGAGAACAACGAGGAAAACCGTCGCTGCTTCCGTGATCTCCTCTTCTCGGCCGGTGACTCCATCTCAAAGTCCATAGGAGGGGTCATCCTGTTCCATGAGACGCTCTACCAGAAGTCAGACAAGGGCAAGCCCTTCCCCCAAGTCATCAAAGACCAGGGCATTGTTGTGGGCATTAAG GTGGACAAAGGCACAGCTGGTCTGAATGGTACAGACGGCGAGACGACCACACAAG GTCTTGACGGCCTGTCAGAGCGCTGCGCGCAGTACAAGAAGGACGGCTGCAACTTCGCCAAGTGGAGGTGCGTGCTCAAGATCTCAGACAGCTGCCCGTCGGCTCTCGGCATTGCAGAGAACGCCAACGTCCTGGCTAGATACGCTAGCATCTGCCAACAG AATGGTCTGGTACCCATCGTGGAGCCAGAGATCCTTCCCGACGGAGACCATGACCTGCAGAGATGCCAGTATGTCACAGAGAAG GTGCTGGCTGCCGTGTACAAGGCTCTGTCCGATCACCACGTGTACCTGGAGGGCACGCTGCTCAAGCCCAACATGGTCACCGCCGGACACTCCTGCACTAAGAAGTTCACCCCTCAGGAGGTCGCCATGGCTACCGTGACAGCTCTGAGGCGCACCGTGCCAGCAGCCGTGCCAG GCATCTGCTTTCTGTCCGGGGGCCAGAGTGAGGAGGAGGCCTCGCTCAACTTGAACGCCATCAACCAGGTGCCCCTATATCGCCCCTGGAAGCTCACCTTCTCGTACGGCCGCGCGCTGCAGGCGTCCACCCTTGCAGCCTGGCAGGGCAAGGCCGCCAACAAGGCAGCTGCACAGGAAGCTTTCTGCAGTAGGGCCAAG ATCAACGGCCTGGCTGCCAAAGGAGAGTACAAGGCCACAGGCTCGGCCGACCAGGCCTCCATGCAGTCTCTGCACACCACCAACTACGTCTATTAA
- the rnf20 gene encoding E3 ubiquitin-protein ligase BRE1A, with amino-acid sequence MSGQKRPADPSGPPSFSGVHPEKRRERDGEDGGSSGVNATAGGSTAVETVIKLGGVSNSEEQDIKALQAKNRKLGESLDQRQGIEDELRERIERLETRQATDDASLLILNRYWNQLDENVKLFIRCYDQSPSEPEKSPPGEGRNLKPETPEPDGDSNQERAKDRGHQGETSNSFLATLASSTSEEMEAELQERVQSSQMQAARIVEIYKCLKSTVDQLKTDLDSGVAGNLWPAASKLNMLLTSENERLQQMTEDLKRKHSHMTSESRALARAANKADQRVSELQVLIEELQWDMEKIRRRENRLNAHMSEILERVNSKGYKVCGEASSVCGTITINKRKFEEMNSELEENQELADNRLTELQKLQQDLQNVVQENNNMKAELLSRAEGMVKDTSEYRCLQSQFSVLYNESLILKAQLDETRTRLNTTRTARLRQLEHMENDEVTLQRKVRTEVFQLEDTLAQVRKEYEMLRIEFEQTLAANEQAGPINREMRHLISTLQTHNQQMKGEVVKYKLRLRETQAELNQIRLSKGNTILQSQSSTEIDVKEETTSPTTAPVSGETVVKTEPPDNGSSTPSSTGTSVKTEAGVEPEVSIKEEEKEEKKEKEEKKEKEINIKKEEKEREREKERERPTRSGVGSAGIKEEKEKPGSSSQPEESSGERLSSAGGPKRKEVEQLKIVRVELKKAQESQREMKLLLDMYRSAPKEQRDKVQLMAAEKKAKSEAEELRQRLRELEERERREGKKMADEEALRKIRSVEEQIDILNKKLSIAKQEEDALLSEMDVTGQAFEDMQEQNIRLMQQLREKDDANFKLMSERIKSNQIHKLLKEEKEELSDQLLTLKTQVDAQLQVVRKLEEKERLLQGTISTAERELALRTQALDMNKRKAQESALLSEEVRTQLEQVQQRLVVVREEVVENSISREKESFNARRAQEDISKLRSKIEKAKKPAEKISNGDDLLNEEISDYKARLTCPCCNSRVKDAVLTKCFHVFCFECVKTRYDTRQRKCPKCNAAFGANDFHRIYIG; translated from the exons ATGTCGGGGCAGAAGCGTCCCGCAGACCCCAGCGGCCCCCCCTCGTTCTCTGGTGTGCACCCAGAAAAGCGGAGGGAGCGGGATGGAGAGGACGGAGGAAGTTCCGGTGTCAATGCGACTGCAGGTGGGAGCACAGCGGTGGAGACGGTCATCAAACTGGGAGGCGTTTCCAACTCG GAAGAACAAGATATCAAAGCTCTCCAGGCAAAGAACCGTAAACTGGGAGAATCTTTAGATCAAAGACAG GGGATTGAAGATGAACTGCGAGAGCGAATCGAGAGACTGGAGACCCGCCAGGCCACAGACGACGCAAGTCTGCTGATCCTCAATAGATACTGGAATCAG CTTGATGAAAATGTAAAGCTCTTCATCAGGTGCTATGACCAATCACCCAGCGAACCTGAAAAGTCTCCACCAGGAGAGGGAAGGAACCTGAAGCCGGAAACCCCTGAGCCTGACGGAGACTCCAATCAGGAGAGGGCAAAGGACAGAG GCCACCAGGGAGAGACGTCCAACTCTTTCCTGGCCACACTGGCCAGCAGCACCAGTGAGGAGATGGAGGCCGAGCTCCAAGAGAGGGTGCAATCCAGTCAAATGCAAGCTGCTCGCATTGTGGAGATCTACAAGTGTCTGAAGAGCACTGTGGACCAGCTGAAGACTGACCTGGACTCAGGAGTTG CGGGgaatttgtggcccgcagcttcCAAACTTAACATGCTCCTGACCAGTGAAAATGAGCGTCTTCAACAGATGACTGAAGACCTCAAGCGGAAACACAGTCACATGACCAGTGAA TCTCGAGCTCTGGCCCGCGCTGCAAACAAGGCGGACCAGCGTGTCAGCGAGCTGCAGGTTCTGATTGAAGAGCTTCAGTGGGACATGGAGAAGATTCGTCGACGAGAAAATCGCCTGAATGCGCACATGAGCGAGATACTTGAAAGG GTGAACAGCAAAGGCTACAAGGTGTGCGGGGAGGCCAGTAGTGTTTGTGGAACTATCACTATCAACAAGAGAAAG TTTGAGGAAATGAACAGCGAGCTGGAGGAGAACCAAGAGCTGGCAGACAATCGTCTCACTGAGCTTCAGAAACTCCAGCAGGACCTCCAGAATGTGGTGCAGGAGAACAACAACATGAAG gCGGAGCTGCTGAGTCGAGCAGAGGGCATGGTGAAGGACACCTCAGAGTATCGCTGTCTGCAGTCGCAGTTTTCCGTGCTCTACAACGAGTCTCTGATCCTCAAGGCTCAGTTAGATGAGACACGCACTCGTCTCAACACAACGAGGACGGCACGACTTCGGCAACTGGAGCACATGGAG aacGACGAGGTGACCTTGCAGAGGAAGGTTCGCACCGAGGTGTTTCAGCTGGAAGATACGCTGGCTCAAGTCAGGAAGGAGTATGAGATGCTGCGCATTGAATTTGAACAGACTCTCGCTGCCAACGAGCAGGCTG GCCCTATAAATAGAGAGATGCGCCATCTGATCAGCACGCTACAAACTCATAACCAGCAGATGAAGGGAGAGGTTGTGAAATACAAGCTGAGACTGAGGGAGACACAAGCTGAACTCAATCAG ATCCGCCTTTCGAAAGGGAACACCATCTTGCAATCTCAGTCCAGCACAGAGATAGATGTGAAGGAGGAGACGACTTCTCCTACAACAGCACCCGTCTCGGGGGAGACGGTGGTCAAGACTGAGCCTCCTGACAATGGCTCATCTACGCCCAGCAGCACTG GTACCTCAGTGAAAACAGAGGCAGGAGTTGAGCCTGAGGTATCAatcaaggaggaggagaaagaggagaagaaagagaaggaggaaaagaaagaaaaagaaatcaatATTAAGAAAGAGGAGAAAGAGCGGGAGAgggaaaaagagagagagaggccaaCGCGCAGTGGTGTGGGCAGCGCCGGGATAAAGGAAGAGAAGGAGAAACCTGGAAGTAGCAGCCAGCCTGAGGAGTCTTCCGGGGAGCGCCTCTCTTCAGCTGGAGGTCCAAAAAGGAAAGAGGTGGAGCAGCTCAAGATTGTCAGAGTGGAGCTCAA AAAAGCCCAGGAGTCCCAGAGGGAGATGAAGCTGCTTTTAGACATGTATCGCTCAGCCCCAAAGGAGCAGAGGGACAAAGTCCAGCTGATGGCAGCAGAGAAAAAGGCCAAGTCGGAG GCAGAGGAACTACGTCAGAGGCTGAGGGAACTTGAGGAAAGGGAGAGAAGGGAAGGCAAGAAAATGGCTGATGAGGAGGCCCTAAGAAAGATTCGCTCAGTGGAGGAGCAGATCGACATCCTCAACAAAAAGCTGTCCATCGCAAAGCAG gaggaggacgccCTGCTGAGCGAGATGGATGTGACAGGCCAGGCCTTCGAGGACATGCAGGAACAGAACATTCGCCTGATGCAGCAGCTCCGAGAGAAAGACGACGCCAACTTCAAGCTGATGAGCGAGCGCATCAAGTCCAACCAGATTCACAAGCTGTTGAAAGAAGAGAAGGAGGAGCTGTCGGATCAACTGCTTACTTTAAAAACACAG GTGGATGCCCAGCTGCAGGTGGTGAGGAAGCTTGAGGAGAAGGAGCGCCTCCTGCAGGGCACTATTAGCACTGCTGAGAGAGAACTGGCACTTAGGACACAAGCACTGGACATGAACAAACGCAAG GCTCAAGAGTCAGCGTTGTTGTCAGAGGAAGTGCGAACTCAGCTAGAGCAGGTTCAGCAGAGGCTCGTGGTGGTCAGAGAAGAGGTTGTAGAGAACAGCATCTCCAGGGAGAAGGAGTCGTTCAACGCCCGACGAGCACAG GAGGACATCTCTAAACTGAGGAGTAAGATTGAAAAGGCCAAGAAACCAGCTGAGAAAATCAGCAATGGCGACGACCTCCTAAATGAAGAAATCAGTGATTATAAG GCCCGGCTAACATGTCCCTGTTGCAACTCGCGAGTGAAGGATGCCGTCCTGACAAAGTGCTTCCATGTCTTCTGCTTTGAGTGCGTCAAGACACGCTACGATACGCGCCAGAGGAAGTGCCCCAAGTGCAACGCCGCGTTTGGGGCCAACGACTTCCATCGTATTTACATCGGCTAG
- the LOC129189441 gene encoding uncharacterized protein LOC129189441, with amino-acid sequence MTFSACVSATASLLLLLLTPTVLHAETQQPHQAAGEESQPTVNLRSLLRGSSQEFHQYMESLVGTGAIRSAVESALLFLESLVGQENVYSVAMFVQMVIRFLAEGAASGLNVIAVYVTEILRVTGFDATFTLPHFTPEGVTTVAQWGVLAVIGYWVLTVVLRLVIGALRQVFWLVKMAAVLWLFAMIVTDKSASADTTAVRLGGLVLGHILLSLLTSGSDQTSVLEHRLRSLEGRVKAVEKRKGNQ; translated from the exons ATGACTTTTAGTGCTTGTGTGAGCGCCACGGCTAGCCTCTTGCTGCTTCTGCTGACTCCAACGGTGCTCCATGCTGAGACCCAGCAACCCCACCAGGCGGCCGGGGAAGAGAGCCAGCCGACGGTCAACCTCCGCAGCTTGCTCCGCGGAAGCAGCCAGGAGTTCCATCAGTACATGGAGTCACTCGTGGGAACCGGCGCGATCCGATCAGCGGTTGAG AGTGCACTCTTGTTTCTAGAGTCACTGGTTGGTCAGGAGAACGTCTATTCAGTGGCCATG TTTGTGCAGATGGTGATCCGCTTCCTAGCCGAAGGAGCTGCCAGTGGCCTCAACGTCATCGCTGTGTACGTAACAGAGATACTCAGGGTCACAGGATTTGATG CTACCTTCACGCTCCCTCACTTCACCCCAGAGGGCGTGACCACGGTGGCCCAATGGGGGGTCCTGGCTGTCATAGGCTACTGGGTGCTGACCGTCGTCCTGCGCTTGGTGATCGGCGCCCTGCGGCAGGTCTTCTGGCTGGTAAAGATGGCGGCGGTGTTATGGCTCTTCGCCATGATCGTGACCGACAAAAGTGCCAGCGCCGACACTACGGCGGTGCGCCTGGGCGGCCTGGTGCTGGGGCACATCCTGTTGAGCCTGCTGACCTCCGGCTCGGACCAGACGAGCGTGCTCGAGCATCGCCTGAGGAGCCTGGAGGGCCGAGTGAAGGCGGTGGAGAAGAGGAAAGGCAACCAGTGA
- the LOC129189438 gene encoding uncharacterized protein LOC129189438 isoform X2, producing MFPTFLFACLLCVSFAIEYEELCYGRSYRFPFQYSPPIFTGKIYFTPRNRGSRRLVFDNGEAKHPRLKVTATSLSMRDLREQDEGTFSVPFGSIFYDFASLKILECAEDAQRYYNGLYRINLPYNVDILEFTPMGKPDQTRILWNRTSTQTSTAGRGQLKKNSWEVSEVRPKDNGYYNLREKSQTLVSRKKLTVKEYTENYKPKEGTTFFLPYPNNIVPWHITFSPSGPGGPIKLMASGKLKEDINYDDRLHFGDRLYPENTGLEIAPVESKDSGVFEFRDEDHQLMFVANVEVEEVAMCCCCIRRCCCKKGASKTNVPQTTATAVATPAVYYHGPTQPAATGYSATPPVAAYSYQAVTPARAATPPPAVVPPYQPYNPVSAREPAPDSSGPPVYNMVVIHPSPTQPEAAVLGGHDSVPATTLGFSSDPGPRFELKGMNIPSALSSDTTVSNVYTSDKLNFM from the exons ATGTTCCCCACAttcctttttgcatgtttgctctGTG TTTCCTTTGCTATAGAATATGAAGAGTTGTGCTACGGTCGATCGTATCGCTTCCCCTTCCAGTATTCACCGCCTATATTCACTGGGAAGATATACTTCACTCCAAGAAACAGGGGAAGCAGAAGGCTCGTGTTTGACAATGGCGAG GCAAAGCACCCACGCCTCAAGGTTACCGCTACTTCCCTTTCTATGCGAGACCTGAGAGAACAAGATGAAGGAACTTTCTCAGTCCCATTTGGTAGTATCTTCTACGATTTTGCCTCACTGAAAATTTTAG AATGCGCTGAAGATGCACAAAGGTATTACAATGGTTTGTATCGCATCAATCTTCCATATAATGTGGATATTCTGGAATTCACTCCGATGGGCAAGCCGGACCAAACAAGGATCCTGTGGAACCGCACCAGTACTCAGACCAGTACGGCAGGCAGGGGCCAGCTGAAGAAAAATTCTTGGGAGGTTTCAGAGGTCAGACCGAAGGATAATGGCTACTACAACTTGAGGGAAAAGAGTCAAACTTTGGTCTCCAGGAAAAAGCTCACAGTTAAAG AGTATACAGAAAACTACAAACCGAAGGAGGGCACGACTTTCTTTCTCCCATACCCTAATAACATCGTTCCGTGGCACATCACCTTCTCTCCGAGTGGGCCTGGGGGTCCCATAAAACTAATGGCTTCTGGAAAATTGAAAGAAGACATTAACTACGACGACAGGTTACATTTTGGCGACCGACTCTACCCAGAAAATACCGGCCTTGAAATCGCTCCTGTGGAAAGCAAAGATTCTGGTGTCTTTGAGTTCCGAGACGAAGATCACCAACTGATGTTTGTGGCCAATGTGGAAGTGGAAGAAG TGGCtatgtgctgctgctgcataaGAAGGTGCTGCTGTAAAAAAGGTGCTTCCAAAACAAACGTTCCtcaaacaacagcaacagcagtgGCAACACCTGCTGTGTATTACCAC GGCCCAACTCAACCTGCAGCAACAGGTTACTCTGCGACGCCACCTGTTGCAGCTTACTCATATCAGGCTGTTACTCCTGCCAGAGCAGCAACGCCTCCACCTGCTGTAGTGCCCCCCTATCAGCCCTACAATCCAGTCAGCGCAAGAGAACCTGCGCCTGATTCCTCCGGCCCACCT GTGTACAACATGGTAGTCATCCATCCGAGTCCAACGCAGCCCGAG GCTGCTGTTTTAGGTGGGCACGACTCCGTTCCAGCCACGACCCTTGGATTCTCATCTGACCCAGGGCCCAGGTTTGAGCTCAAAGGGATGAACATTCCCTCCGCCCTCAGCTCAGACACCACAGTCTCTAACGTTTACACCTCAGACAAACTCAACTTCATGTGA
- the LOC129189438 gene encoding uncharacterized protein LOC129189438 isoform X1: protein MFPTFLFACLLCVSFAIEYEELCYGRSYRFPFQYSPPIFTGKIYFTPRNRGSRRLVFDNGEAKHPRLKVTATSLSMRDLREQDEGTFSVPFGSIFYDFASLKILECAEDAQRYYNGLYRINLPYNVDILEFTPMGKPDQTRILWNRTSTQTSTAGRGQLKKNSWEVSEVRPKDNGYYNLREKSQTLVSRKKLTVKEYTENYKPKEGTTFFLPYPNNIVPWHITFSPSGPGGPIKLMASGKLKEDINYDDRLHFGDRLYPENTGLEIAPVESKDSGVFEFRDEDHQLMFVANVEVEEAHMPAYVYVIFFVAVIAAVAMCCCCIRRCCCKKGASKTNVPQTTATAVATPAVYYHGPTQPAATGYSATPPVAAYSYQAVTPARAATPPPAVVPPYQPYNPVSAREPAPDSSGPPVYNMVVIHPSPTQPEAAVLGGHDSVPATTLGFSSDPGPRFELKGMNIPSALSSDTTVSNVYTSDKLNFM from the exons ATGTTCCCCACAttcctttttgcatgtttgctctGTG TTTCCTTTGCTATAGAATATGAAGAGTTGTGCTACGGTCGATCGTATCGCTTCCCCTTCCAGTATTCACCGCCTATATTCACTGGGAAGATATACTTCACTCCAAGAAACAGGGGAAGCAGAAGGCTCGTGTTTGACAATGGCGAG GCAAAGCACCCACGCCTCAAGGTTACCGCTACTTCCCTTTCTATGCGAGACCTGAGAGAACAAGATGAAGGAACTTTCTCAGTCCCATTTGGTAGTATCTTCTACGATTTTGCCTCACTGAAAATTTTAG AATGCGCTGAAGATGCACAAAGGTATTACAATGGTTTGTATCGCATCAATCTTCCATATAATGTGGATATTCTGGAATTCACTCCGATGGGCAAGCCGGACCAAACAAGGATCCTGTGGAACCGCACCAGTACTCAGACCAGTACGGCAGGCAGGGGCCAGCTGAAGAAAAATTCTTGGGAGGTTTCAGAGGTCAGACCGAAGGATAATGGCTACTACAACTTGAGGGAAAAGAGTCAAACTTTGGTCTCCAGGAAAAAGCTCACAGTTAAAG AGTATACAGAAAACTACAAACCGAAGGAGGGCACGACTTTCTTTCTCCCATACCCTAATAACATCGTTCCGTGGCACATCACCTTCTCTCCGAGTGGGCCTGGGGGTCCCATAAAACTAATGGCTTCTGGAAAATTGAAAGAAGACATTAACTACGACGACAGGTTACATTTTGGCGACCGACTCTACCCAGAAAATACCGGCCTTGAAATCGCTCCTGTGGAAAGCAAAGATTCTGGTGTCTTTGAGTTCCGAGACGAAGATCACCAACTGATGTTTGTGGCCAATGTGGAAGTGGAAGAAG CTCACATGCCTGCATATGTTTATGTCATCTTTTTTGTGGCCGTCATTGCGGCAGTGGCtatgtgctgctgctgcataaGAAGGTGCTGCTGTAAAAAAGGTGCTTCCAAAACAAACGTTCCtcaaacaacagcaacagcagtgGCAACACCTGCTGTGTATTACCAC GGCCCAACTCAACCTGCAGCAACAGGTTACTCTGCGACGCCACCTGTTGCAGCTTACTCATATCAGGCTGTTACTCCTGCCAGAGCAGCAACGCCTCCACCTGCTGTAGTGCCCCCCTATCAGCCCTACAATCCAGTCAGCGCAAGAGAACCTGCGCCTGATTCCTCCGGCCCACCT GTGTACAACATGGTAGTCATCCATCCGAGTCCAACGCAGCCCGAG GCTGCTGTTTTAGGTGGGCACGACTCCGTTCCAGCCACGACCCTTGGATTCTCATCTGACCCAGGGCCCAGGTTTGAGCTCAAAGGGATGAACATTCCCTCCGCCCTCAGCTCAGACACCACAGTCTCTAACGTTTACACCTCAGACAAACTCAACTTCATGTGA